A DNA window from Halanaerobium saccharolyticum subsp. saccharolyticum DSM 6643 contains the following coding sequences:
- a CDS encoding NAD(P)H-dependent oxidoreductase subunit E has protein sequence MSQNILKICIGTPCHLMGAADLMESVEELDKSLRDKIELKTSHCIDNCCDKAPVAEFNGKIYQDLNPEKLYKIISDNIR, from the coding sequence ATGTCCCAAAATATTCTGAAAATATGTATAGGAACCCCCTGTCATTTAATGGGAGCTGCAGATTTAATGGAATCAGTAGAAGAGCTCGATAAAAGTTTGAGAGATAAAATTGAATTAAAAACAAGCCACTGTATTGATAATTGCTGTGACAAGGCTCCAGTTGCTGAATTCAATGGCAAAATTTATCAGGATTTAAACCCAGAAAAACTATATAAGATTATAAGTGATAATATAAGATAG